The Anas platyrhynchos isolate ZD024472 breed Pekin duck chromosome Z, IASCAAS_PekinDuck_T2T, whole genome shotgun sequence genome includes a window with the following:
- the RAB27B gene encoding ras-related protein Rab-27B — protein MTDGDYDYLIKLLALGDSGVGKTTFLYRYTDNKFNPKFITTVGIDFREKRVVYNSRGANGSPGKAFKVHLQLWDTAGQERFRSLTTAFFRDAMGFLLMFDLTSQQSFLNVRNWMSQLQANAYCENPDIVLIGNKADLSDQREVNERQAKDLADKYGIPYFETSAATGQNVEKAVDTLLDLIMKRMEQCVDKTQGSDTANGGSSGKLDSAKPEEKKCAC, from the exons ATGACTGATGGAGACTACGATTATCTGATCAAACTCCTGGCCCTTGGAGACTCCGGGGTTGGCAAGACCACGTTCCTCTACAGATACACCGACAACAAATTCAATCCCAAATTCATCACGACAGTAGGGATAGATTTTCGGGAAAAACGAGTG GTGTACAATAGCAGAGGAGCAAATGGATCTCCAGGAAAAGCCTTCAAGGTGCACCTCCAGCTTTGGGACACCGCTGGACAGGAAAG aTTTCGAAGCCTCACCACAGCGTTTTTCAGAGATGCTATGGGCTTTTTACTGATGTTTGATCTCACCAGTCAGCAGAGCTTCTTAAATGTCAGGAATTGGATGA GTCAGCTGCAAGCCAATGCGTACTGTGAGAACCCAGATATCGTGTTAATTGGTAATAAAGCGGATTTATCCGACCAGCGGGAGGTAAATGAAAGGCAAGCGAAAGATCTGGCGGACAAATACGG CATCCCCTACTTCGAAACGAGTGCTGCTACCGGCCAGAACGTGGAGAAGGCCGTGGACACGCTGCTGGACTTGATAATGAAACGGATGGAGCAGTGCGTGGACAAGACGCAGGGCTCCGACACGGCCAACGGGGGAAGCTCGGGGAAGCTGGATTCAGCAAAACCGGAGGAGAAGAAGTGTGCCTGCTAA